A portion of the Oxynema aestuarii AP17 genome contains these proteins:
- the serA gene encoding phosphoglycerate dehydrogenase yields MPKLLVSDPIDQAGIDILSQVAQVDVETSLSQEDLVRVIPEYDALMIRSGTRVTKEIIEAATQLKIIGRAGVGVDNVDVATATRKGIVVVNSPEGNTIAAAEHAIAMMLSLSRYIPDANQSVKSGKWNRKAFVGTEVYKKTLGIVGLGKIGSHVAAAAKAMGMKLIAYDPFISTERAEQIGCRLVDLDLLFREADYITLHVPKTAETANMIDAAALAKMKPNVRIVNCSRGGIIDEAALAEALREERIGGAALDVFENEPLEADSPLRSVGKQLILTPHLGASTAEAQVNVAIDVAEQIRDVLLGLPARSAVNIPGLYPDALEKLRPYLQLAETLGNLVGQVAGGRIELLNVRMQGDLANNDSQPVVVAALKGLLSQALRERVNYVNASIEAKERGIRVIETRDASIRDYAGSLHLEAKGSLGDHAVTGALLGDGEIRITDIDEFPINVPPNHYMLFTRHRDMPGIIGKIGSLLGSFNVNIASMQVGRKIVRGDAVMVLSIDDPLPDGLLDEIKKVPGIRDAYTVTL; encoded by the coding sequence ATGCCAAAGCTTCTCGTCTCCGATCCAATTGACCAAGCTGGGATTGATATCCTTTCGCAAGTCGCTCAAGTCGATGTCGAAACCAGTCTATCCCAGGAAGATTTAGTGCGCGTCATCCCAGAATACGACGCGCTGATGATTCGTTCTGGCACCCGCGTCACCAAAGAAATCATCGAAGCTGCGACCCAGCTTAAAATTATTGGCCGTGCGGGCGTCGGTGTCGATAATGTGGACGTTGCCACAGCCACTCGTAAAGGGATTGTCGTCGTCAACTCGCCCGAAGGCAATACGATCGCTGCCGCCGAACACGCGATCGCCATGATGCTCTCCCTTTCTCGCTACATTCCCGATGCCAACCAATCGGTCAAAAGCGGCAAGTGGAACCGCAAGGCGTTTGTCGGTACCGAAGTTTATAAAAAAACCCTCGGGATCGTCGGTTTGGGGAAAATCGGCTCCCACGTCGCCGCCGCCGCTAAAGCGATGGGCATGAAATTGATTGCCTACGATCCGTTCATTTCCACCGAACGGGCCGAACAAATCGGCTGTCGCTTGGTCGATCTCGACCTGCTCTTCCGCGAAGCCGACTACATCACCCTCCACGTTCCCAAAACCGCAGAAACGGCGAACATGATCGACGCCGCCGCCTTGGCGAAAATGAAGCCCAACGTGCGGATTGTCAACTGTTCCCGAGGCGGGATTATCGACGAAGCCGCCTTAGCGGAAGCCCTGCGGGAAGAACGGATCGGCGGCGCCGCTTTAGATGTGTTTGAAAACGAACCCCTCGAAGCCGATTCCCCCCTGCGCAGTGTCGGCAAACAGTTGATTCTTACCCCGCATTTGGGCGCTTCTACCGCAGAAGCTCAAGTGAATGTGGCGATCGATGTGGCCGAACAAATCAGGGATGTTCTGCTCGGATTGCCCGCCCGTTCGGCGGTCAACATCCCCGGACTCTATCCCGACGCCCTCGAAAAACTCAGACCTTATCTGCAATTGGCGGAAACGTTGGGTAATTTGGTCGGACAAGTCGCGGGCGGTCGCATCGAGTTGCTCAACGTCCGGATGCAAGGGGATTTGGCGAACAACGACAGTCAACCCGTGGTTGTCGCCGCCCTCAAGGGTTTGTTATCCCAAGCCCTGCGCGAGCGCGTCAATTACGTCAACGCCAGCATCGAGGCTAAAGAACGGGGCATCCGCGTGATCGAAACCCGCGATGCGTCGATTCGCGACTATGCCGGATCGCTTCACTTGGAAGCTAAGGGATCGTTAGGAGATCACGCGGTGACGGGGGCTTTGTTAGGGGATGGTGAAATCCGAATCACCGATATTGACGAATTTCCGATTAACGTTCCCCCAAATCACTATATGCTGTTTACAAGACACCGCGATATGCCGGGAATTATCGGCAAAATCGGGTCTTTGCTCGGCAGTTTTAACGTCAATATTGCCAGTATGCAAGTCGGTCGCAAAATTGTACGCGGCGATGCGGTGATGGTTTTGAGTATTGACGATCCCCTGCCGGATGGATTGCTCGATGAAATCAAGAAGGTACCGGGGATCCGGGATGCTTACACCGTAACGCTGTAA
- the prmA gene encoding 50S ribosomal protein L11 methyltransferase: MANNWWEIQVLCDPALEDSIFWRLENFGCRGMATELKGHSCLISTYLPQERAQMLDLSALSLLLRQDALAIGLPTPAMQWNLIEEEDWAISWKKHWHPQEIGDRFLIYPAWLPLPEQCDRLLLRLDPGAAFGTGAHATTQLCLEALEMRLGFDPSDSGVQVADIGCGSGILSIGALLLGAGKAYSVDIDPLAVRAARRCRELNKIAESKMLVKLGSVERVKQLIEEPVDGIICNILAETILDLIPEMDHICKPSTWGIISGVLLEQAKPVADTLEQHGWVVATLWRRQDWCCFNIRRS; this comes from the coding sequence ATGGCCAACAATTGGTGGGAAATTCAAGTGCTGTGCGATCCGGCTCTGGAAGATTCGATCTTCTGGCGCTTGGAAAATTTCGGCTGTCGCGGGATGGCCACGGAACTAAAGGGTCATTCCTGTTTGATTTCCACCTATCTGCCCCAGGAACGCGCTCAAATGCTGGATTTGTCCGCGCTTTCCCTACTGTTGCGCCAAGATGCTCTCGCGATCGGATTGCCCACTCCCGCGATGCAGTGGAATTTAATCGAGGAGGAAGATTGGGCGATCAGTTGGAAAAAACACTGGCACCCGCAAGAGATCGGCGATCGCTTTTTGATTTATCCGGCGTGGCTTCCCCTTCCGGAACAGTGCGATCGCCTGCTGCTGCGCTTGGACCCCGGCGCCGCTTTCGGTACGGGCGCCCACGCCACCACTCAACTCTGTCTCGAAGCGTTAGAAATGCGTTTGGGCTTCGATCCGAGCGATTCTGGGGTACAAGTGGCCGATATCGGTTGCGGTTCGGGGATTTTATCCATTGGGGCGCTGTTGTTGGGCGCCGGAAAAGCCTACTCGGTGGATATCGACCCCCTCGCCGTTCGGGCCGCCCGTCGGTGTCGCGAACTCAATAAAATTGCCGAGTCGAAAATGTTAGTTAAACTCGGCAGTGTCGAACGGGTCAAACAACTGATTGAAGAACCTGTCGATGGCATTATTTGCAATATCCTCGCCGAAACTATTTTAGATTTAATTCCCGAGATGGATCATATTTGCAAGCCGAGTACCTGGGGAATTATTAGTGGGGTGCTGCTCGAACAAGCGAAACCTGTCGCCGATACCCTCGAACAGCATGGCTGGGTCGTCGCGACCCTTTGGCGGCGTCAAGATTGGTGCTGTTTTAATATTCGGCGGTCTTGA
- the trxA gene encoding thioredoxin, translating into MAVKKQFNSFDEMLQQSELPVLVDFYANWCGPCQMMVPILNEVNAKLKQRLKIVKIDTEKYTDLATDHHIYALPTLVLFKAGKPVERFEGLRSAEQLIAELEPLL; encoded by the coding sequence ATGGCCGTCAAAAAACAGTTCAACAGTTTTGATGAAATGCTCCAACAATCGGAGTTACCCGTGTTGGTCGATTTTTATGCCAATTGGTGCGGGCCTTGTCAGATGATGGTGCCGATTCTGAACGAAGTCAATGCCAAACTCAAACAACGGCTAAAAATTGTCAAGATCGACACGGAGAAATACACGGATTTAGCCACAGATCATCATATTTATGCGTTACCGACGTTAGTTTTATTTAAAGCAGGCAAACCTGTAGAGCGTTTTGAAGGACTCAGGAGCGCCGAACAACTAATTGCAGAACTCGAACCCCTGTTGTAA
- the fabG gene encoding 3-oxoacyl-[acyl-carrier-protein] reductase codes for MELLPESVQKLRDRVAIVTGGSRGIGRAIAIALATEGATVVVNYARSSSAADAVVSEITAAGGQAIAVQADMSKSDEVDALIKTTIEQCSRVDILVNNAGITRDTLLLRMKPEDWQAVIDLNLTGVFLATRAVAKIMLKQKSGRIVNIASVAGQMGNPGQANYSAAKAGVIGFTKTIAKELASRGVTVNAVAPGFIATDMTKDLKADDILKFIPLGRYGQPEEVAGMVRFLAADPAAAYITGQTFNVDGGMVMS; via the coding sequence ATGGAACTCTTGCCAGAGTCCGTACAGAAATTGCGCGATCGCGTGGCGATCGTTACCGGAGGATCCCGGGGCATCGGACGGGCGATCGCGATCGCCTTGGCAACCGAAGGGGCCACCGTCGTCGTCAACTACGCGCGATCGAGTAGCGCCGCCGATGCAGTGGTCAGCGAAATTACCGCCGCCGGAGGACAGGCGATCGCCGTCCAAGCCGACATGTCCAAAAGCGACGAAGTAGACGCCCTCATCAAAACCACTATCGAGCAATGCAGCCGCGTTGATATTCTCGTCAATAACGCCGGAATCACCCGCGATACCTTGCTTCTACGCATGAAACCCGAAGACTGGCAAGCTGTCATCGACCTCAACCTCACCGGAGTTTTCCTCGCCACCCGGGCCGTCGCGAAAATCATGCTCAAGCAAAAATCCGGTCGCATCGTCAACATCGCCTCCGTCGCCGGACAAATGGGGAACCCCGGACAAGCCAACTACAGCGCCGCCAAAGCAGGGGTCATCGGCTTTACCAAAACCATCGCCAAAGAACTCGCCAGTCGTGGCGTCACCGTCAACGCCGTCGCCCCCGGTTTCATCGCCACCGACATGACCAAAGATCTCAAAGCCGACGACATCCTTAAATTTATTCCCCTCGGACGTTACGGACAACCCGAAGAAGTCGCCGGAATGGTTCGCTTCCTCGCCGCCGACCCCGCCGCCGCCTATATTACAGGTCAAACCTTTAATGTTGATGGGGGCATGGTGATGAGTTAG
- the pseI gene encoding pseudaminic acid synthase, which produces MMNSIKIGNYSIGIDRPPFIVAEMSGNHNQSLDRALEIVEAAAAAGVSAVKLQTYTAETMTLDLAEREFFINNTDSLWHGYSLYQLYEKAHTPWEWHQPIFDRCQQLGILGFSTPFDATAVDFLESLDVPCYKIASFENTDLPLIRKVASTGKPLIISTGMATIAELDETVRTAKEAGCQSLILLKCTSTYPATPENSNLRTLPHLRQLFDVEVGLSDHTMGVGVAVASVAFGATFIEKHFTLRRADGGVDSAFSMEPQEMQQLAIETQKAWQSLGRIQYGPSDAERASMGFRRSLYVARDMKAGDCFTPENLRAIRPGLGLSPKYYPILLGKVVKKDLKKGTPVSWDVI; this is translated from the coding sequence ATGATGAACAGTATTAAAATTGGTAACTATTCGATTGGAATCGATCGTCCGCCCTTTATTGTGGCCGAAATGTCCGGCAATCACAATCAATCTTTAGATCGTGCCTTAGAGATTGTCGAAGCGGCGGCTGCTGCTGGAGTTTCCGCAGTTAAACTACAAACTTATACGGCGGAGACGATGACCCTCGACCTCGCCGAAAGAGAGTTTTTTATTAACAATACCGATAGTCTTTGGCATGGTTATTCTCTTTACCAACTTTACGAAAAAGCACATACTCCCTGGGAATGGCACCAGCCAATTTTCGATCGCTGCCAACAATTGGGAATCCTCGGATTCAGTACACCTTTCGATGCAACTGCCGTTGATTTTCTCGAATCTTTAGACGTTCCTTGTTATAAAATTGCTTCTTTTGAAAATACCGATTTGCCCTTAATTCGTAAAGTTGCCAGTACGGGAAAACCGTTAATTATTTCTACAGGAATGGCAACGATCGCCGAATTAGATGAAACCGTGAGAACGGCGAAAGAAGCGGGATGTCAATCCCTCATTTTATTAAAATGTACGAGTACCTATCCGGCGACACCAGAGAATAGTAATTTGCGAACGCTTCCCCATTTACGCCAACTTTTTGATGTCGAAGTCGGTCTTTCCGATCACACGATGGGTGTTGGCGTCGCGGTGGCGAGTGTTGCGTTTGGAGCCACATTTATCGAAAAACATTTTACCCTCAGACGAGCCGATGGAGGTGTCGATTCTGCTTTTTCGATGGAACCACAGGAGATGCAACAATTGGCGATCGAAACTCAAAAAGCTTGGCAATCATTGGGGCGAATTCAATACGGCCCGAGTGACGCAGAAAGGGCTTCAATGGGCTTTCGTCGTTCTTTGTATGTGGCGCGAGATATGAAGGCGGGGGACTGTTTTACGCCGGAGAATTTGCGGGCGATTCGTCCCGGGTTGGGCTTGTCGCCCAAATATTATCCAATCCTGCTGGGGAAAGTGGTGAAAAAAGATTTAAAAAAGGGAACTCCGGTGAGTTGGGACGTGATTTGA
- the pseG gene encoding UDP-2,4-diacetamido-2,4,6-trideoxy-beta-L-altropyranose hydrolase — protein sequence MGNNQSNFKFLIRADASTAIGTGHVMRCLALAQAAKQNGDRPIFVMADCSRAIADRLNAEGMKAIEIEVQPGSVEDCQKTIEIARKLNIKYLVLDGYHFKTKYQKRIAEAQLNFLFLDDYGHSESYYANWILNQNIYANDSFYKQRSPDTQLLLGTRYALLRREFWAWRGWRREIAPIARKILVTLGGGDSDNVTLKVIQALENLDNPDLDVAIVVGGSNPHYSSLEKAARSSTFSIRLLQNVTDMPELMAWADLGISAGGSTCWELAFMGLPSLTVILAENQRAIAETLAKEKIAINLGDYRELDLHTMTQAIADLLGSKTKCAQISQRACQLVDGEGSERVLMVLEGEKIRLRSPQDRDCRLLWQWANDPDVRNTSFSSDPIPWEHHVQWWRSHLKNPNSLIYLALDRDDRAIGSIRYLIVENEAVVSINIDRRFRGLGYGTHLIRLGTQRLFSNTTVPIVHAYIKPTNKPSIKAFSKCYFKFKENISYCGQPALCLSLTRQEYIQEYINNI from the coding sequence ATGGGCAATAATCAGTCAAACTTCAAATTTCTGATTCGCGCCGATGCCTCTACAGCGATCGGAACGGGTCACGTGATGCGCTGTTTGGCATTAGCGCAAGCTGCCAAACAAAACGGCGATCGCCCGATCTTCGTCATGGCTGATTGTAGCCGCGCGATCGCCGATCGCCTCAACGCAGAAGGAATGAAAGCGATCGAAATTGAAGTGCAACCCGGTAGTGTAGAAGATTGCCAAAAAACTATAGAAATTGCTCGTAAATTGAACATAAAATACTTGGTTTTAGACGGCTATCACTTTAAAACCAAGTATCAAAAAAGGATCGCAGAAGCGCAGTTAAACTTTTTATTTTTAGACGATTACGGACATAGTGAAAGTTATTATGCCAATTGGATATTAAATCAAAATATTTACGCCAATGACAGCTTTTACAAACAGCGATCGCCCGACACCCAACTGTTACTCGGCACTCGTTACGCCTTACTGCGCCGTGAATTTTGGGCGTGGCGAGGATGGCGACGAGAAATTGCCCCGATCGCCCGTAAAATTTTAGTTACATTAGGTGGCGGCGATTCCGATAACGTGACTTTAAAAGTCATTCAAGCCTTAGAAAATTTAGACAACCCAGATTTAGATGTCGCGATCGTCGTCGGTGGAAGTAATCCACATTATTCTAGTCTCGAAAAAGCAGCTCGATCTTCAACATTTTCAATTCGGTTGCTGCAAAATGTCACCGATATGCCAGAATTAATGGCGTGGGCCGATCTAGGGATTTCAGCCGGAGGGAGTACCTGTTGGGAATTGGCGTTTATGGGATTACCGAGTTTGACGGTGATTCTCGCGGAAAATCAACGCGCGATCGCCGAAACTTTAGCCAAAGAAAAGATCGCTATTAACTTAGGAGACTATCGAGAGTTAGACCTCCATACAATGACACAGGCGATCGCCGATTTGCTAGGTTCTAAAACTAAATGCGCGCAAATCTCGCAACGCGCCTGTCAACTCGTAGATGGAGAAGGAAGCGAACGAGTTTTAATGGTTTTAGAAGGCGAAAAGATTCGATTGCGATCGCCCCAGGATCGCGATTGTCGGTTACTGTGGCAATGGGCCAACGATCCGGATGTAAGAAATACCTCATTTTCCAGCGATCCCATCCCTTGGGAACATCACGTGCAATGGTGGCGATCGCACTTGAAGAATCCGAATTCATTGATTTATTTAGCACTCGATCGCGACGATCGCGCGATCGGTTCGATTCGCTATTTAATTGTCGAGAACGAAGCCGTTGTTTCCATCAATATCGATCGCCGATTTCGCGGTTTGGGTTACGGAACCCATTTGATTCGCTTGGGAACGCAAAGGCTATTTTCAAATACCACCGTTCCCATCGTCCACGCCTATATCAAACCGACAAACAAGCCCTCTATTAAAGCCTTTTCTAAATGCTATTTTAAATTCAAAGAAAACATTAGTTATTGCGGACAGCCAGCCCTGTGTTTATCTTTAACCAGGCAAGAATATATCCAGGAATATATCAATAATATTTAA
- a CDS encoding cytidylyltransferase domain-containing protein: MNIGIVTQARMTSTRLPGKVLKTVLDKPLLQYHLEQLQQVRLADRIIVATTTNATDNPIIQWCDRLAIAYYRGSENDVLSRYYHAAKTYQIDPIIRVTSDCPLIDPEIVDRLIQSYLDSQPPVDYFSNCLERTYPRGMDAEIFSFKSLEEAFQEATAQPDREHVTPFIYRQPQRYRIAHLKDKKNNSHHRWTVDTPEDFQLIEKIIKSLSRSEEKLTFKNCLILLENHPEWSKINTHIEQKKYGQ; the protein is encoded by the coding sequence ATGAACATCGGTATCGTCACCCAAGCGAGAATGACTTCAACTCGCTTACCGGGAAAAGTGTTAAAAACCGTTCTCGACAAACCGCTTTTGCAATATCACCTCGAACAATTGCAACAAGTTCGACTGGCCGATCGCATCATTGTAGCAACGACAACAAACGCAACGGATAATCCCATCATTCAATGGTGCGATCGCCTCGCCATTGCTTACTATCGCGGTTCGGAAAATGACGTACTTTCGCGATATTATCACGCCGCAAAAACGTATCAAATCGATCCGATTATTCGCGTCACTTCCGACTGTCCTCTAATCGATCCCGAAATCGTCGATCGCCTCATTCAAAGCTATCTCGACAGTCAGCCTCCAGTCGATTACTTCTCCAACTGTTTGGAGAGAACGTATCCCCGAGGAATGGATGCAGAAATCTTTTCTTTTAAGAGTTTAGAAGAAGCTTTTCAAGAAGCAACCGCCCAACCCGATCGCGAACACGTTACCCCATTTATTTACCGTCAGCCCCAACGCTATCGAATCGCTCATTTAAAGGATAAGAAAAATAACAGTCATCATCGCTGGACGGTCGATACCCCGGAAGATTTTCAATTGATTGAAAAAATAATTAAAAGTTTGTCTAGGTCGGAAGAAAAACTTACCTTCAAAAATTGCTTGATATTGTTAGAAAACCATCCAGAATGGTCTAAAATTAATACCCATATAGAACAGAAAAAATATGGGCAATAA
- a CDS encoding DUF2267 domain-containing protein — MTIAIREDITYILLKKLRDAGEAEGNPQIEFSAADFGSNPVDEKTLLGNLDYLNRNGYIEVEYTGSPQAEQVSKLSAPVNVKAAKITDKGREMLQKMEANPPESLAENSQQRAIGDRQVSFLEKVRVKAALPDIFDARNLSEVVFRTMRDLMPNQTVDKVADQLHTQAVSSDNKALQDEIVDLWMDTNPIVTWIGRIRPPLKIDADLFVRRVAQEGGIPRYTDPETVICAVFAATKDELSRDRVEEISEFLPGRIQQMWQNA, encoded by the coding sequence ATGACCATCGCTATTCGAGAAGACATTACCTATATTTTGCTCAAAAAACTGCGCGACGCTGGGGAAGCTGAAGGAAACCCCCAGATCGAGTTTTCGGCGGCAGATTTTGGCAGCAATCCCGTCGATGAGAAAACCTTACTCGGCAATCTCGACTATCTCAATCGCAATGGCTATATTGAAGTCGAATATACGGGCAGTCCCCAAGCCGAACAGGTCTCGAAACTGAGCGCCCCTGTAAACGTTAAAGCGGCAAAAATTACCGATAAAGGTCGGGAAATGCTGCAAAAAATGGAAGCGAATCCCCCGGAATCCCTCGCGGAAAATTCACAGCAGCGAGCGATCGGCGATCGGCAAGTTTCTTTCTTAGAAAAAGTTAGGGTAAAAGCTGCTCTTCCCGATATTTTTGACGCACGCAACCTCAGCGAAGTCGTGTTTAGAACGATGCGCGATTTAATGCCCAATCAAACGGTGGATAAAGTCGCAGATCAATTGCACACACAAGCTGTTTCTAGTGATAATAAAGCGCTGCAAGATGAGATTGTCGATTTGTGGATGGATACCAATCCCATTGTCACCTGGATCGGTCGAATTCGTCCGCCTCTGAAGATCGATGCTGACTTATTCGTGCGACGGGTTGCCCAAGAAGGCGGTATACCGCGCTATACGGATCCGGAAACGGTAATTTGTGCGGTTTTTGCCGCAACTAAAGATGAGTTATCCCGCGATCGCGTGGAGGAAATTAGCGAGTTTCTGCCCGGTAGAATTCAACAAATGTGGCAAAACGCCTGA
- a CDS encoding colicin uptake protein produces MGKPEQIAEASDRDLFTANGVIRLKPQQYIHVLDNNTGITRLELGPQTVTLRDHERLVLKAHPTIVVPPRYYCIVANPVRRDENGEPRVNDRGEIELRYGDREIRLTQEPFPLYPGEQLDCDVTQLQVVETNCALRLRAIRDFTETRTVTEDGEMRREQLDRVAGDEWLFEGPGTYIPRIEVEVVETVKATVIKTNQALRLLARQNCIDRQGHRRRAGEEWLVREEGAYLPGVDEEIVGIIKAFILTDRKALHLKAKRTFTDIFNRQRKAGDEWLVTFQNAEIHIPDVYEEVIGEVQITTLSDRQWCIVVDPVDELGKPQFGMREVRQGRTSFFLHPGESLENGIQEIYVLGEREALLLRANEAFSEGEAEAIVRRNPGDLWMINGPCEYIPRVEVEVIEKRKAIPLDKNEGIYVRDIQSGELKLVSGPQAYMLTPYEELWEKELPPVVDRLLGRKNDAIADRGDYVNPGDEEDLERARLPFSTSHDRDRTRAVVFHVPQNAAAQIHDYKERSARTVFGPDLVMLGPDEAFTVLSLSGGKPKRPNLIKSLALLLGPDFMTDIFTVETSDHARLQLQLSYNWYFDVDKSDEEQAAKLFQVPDFVGDACKAIASRVRGAVAGVHFDEFHRNSARIIRQAVFGLDNEGHIRDEFRFRTNNLVITNIDIQSVEPVDEETLKSLQKSVQIAIQITTDAQEAAARHDAERIEQEARARLERQGIVDKSAAEVERKNLLELQAENAAIETTGQAMAEARAKAQAAQIQGELQVNLAQQDAEAARIRAQVELNQLRARQEAELAHRQTLDNLEVEKARQMAEITSVEFAQKVSALGAETIRAIAQSGPEMQARLLEGLGLQSVLITDGNNPINLFGTANGLIGGFSSNSPREIAEDE; encoded by the coding sequence ATGGGTAAACCCGAGCAAATTGCCGAAGCGAGCGATCGCGATTTATTCACGGCTAATGGAGTCATTCGTCTCAAACCCCAACAATATATCCACGTTTTAGATAACAATACCGGGATTACCCGACTCGAACTCGGGCCGCAAACGGTAACCTTACGCGATCACGAACGATTGGTCTTAAAAGCGCACCCCACAATCGTCGTTCCGCCCCGTTATTATTGCATCGTTGCTAATCCGGTTCGCCGCGACGAAAATGGAGAACCCCGCGTCAACGATCGCGGTGAAATTGAATTGCGTTACGGCGATCGTGAAATTCGTCTCACTCAAGAACCGTTCCCACTTTATCCCGGAGAACAGCTCGATTGTGACGTTACTCAACTGCAAGTTGTCGAAACTAATTGCGCCCTAAGATTGCGAGCAATTCGCGATTTTACCGAGACCCGAACCGTCACTGAAGACGGAGAAATGCGCAGGGAACAGCTCGATCGTGTTGCGGGAGACGAGTGGTTATTTGAAGGGCCCGGAACTTACATTCCTCGCATCGAAGTTGAAGTCGTCGAAACCGTTAAAGCGACGGTCATTAAAACCAATCAAGCTTTACGTTTACTAGCCCGACAAAATTGTATCGATCGCCAAGGACACCGACGGCGAGCCGGAGAAGAATGGTTAGTACGAGAAGAAGGAGCCTATTTACCGGGAGTTGACGAAGAAATTGTCGGTATTATTAAAGCTTTTATCCTCACCGATCGCAAAGCTTTACATCTAAAAGCCAAACGCACGTTTACCGATATTTTCAATCGACAACGCAAAGCCGGAGACGAGTGGCTAGTTACATTTCAAAACGCCGAAATTCATATTCCCGACGTTTACGAGGAAGTCATCGGGGAAGTTCAAATTACCACATTAAGCGATCGTCAATGGTGTATTGTTGTCGATCCGGTCGATGAATTGGGTAAGCCTCAATTTGGAATGCGAGAAGTCCGTCAAGGACGAACCTCTTTCTTTTTACATCCCGGAGAATCCTTAGAAAATGGCATTCAAGAAATTTACGTACTCGGGGAACGAGAAGCCCTTTTATTGCGAGCGAACGAAGCATTTAGCGAAGGAGAAGCAGAGGCGATCGTGCGCCGCAATCCGGGGGATTTGTGGATGATTAACGGTCCGTGCGAGTACATCCCTCGGGTAGAGGTTGAAGTTATTGAAAAACGCAAAGCCATTCCCCTCGATAAAAATGAGGGGATTTACGTGCGCGACATTCAAAGCGGGGAATTAAAATTAGTAAGCGGTCCGCAAGCTTATATGCTGACCCCTTACGAGGAGTTGTGGGAGAAAGAACTACCGCCCGTTGTCGATCGATTATTGGGGCGAAAAAACGACGCGATCGCCGATCGCGGCGACTACGTAAATCCGGGGGATGAAGAAGATTTAGAACGAGCGCGCTTACCTTTTTCTACATCGCACGATCGCGATCGAACTCGTGCGGTCGTTTTTCACGTTCCGCAAAATGCTGCCGCTCAAATTCACGATTATAAAGAACGCAGCGCCCGTACAGTTTTCGGTCCCGATTTAGTCATGCTCGGTCCCGACGAAGCCTTTACGGTGTTGAGTTTATCCGGCGGTAAACCCAAACGTCCTAACTTAATTAAATCCCTCGCCTTACTGTTAGGACCCGATTTCATGACCGATATTTTTACGGTGGAAACTTCCGATCACGCCCGCCTGCAATTGCAGTTATCTTATAACTGGTATTTCGACGTCGATAAAAGCGACGAAGAACAGGCGGCAAAACTGTTTCAAGTTCCTGATTTTGTCGGCGATGCTTGTAAGGCGATCGCCTCGCGGGTGCGCGGTGCGGTGGCGGGGGTTCACTTTGACGAATTTCACCGCAATTCGGCGCGAATTATTCGCCAAGCGGTGTTTGGTTTGGACAATGAAGGTCACATTCGCGATGAATTTCGATTCCGCACGAACAATCTCGTGATTACCAATATCGACATTCAATCGGTCGAACCCGTCGATGAAGAAACTTTAAAAAGCTTACAAAAGTCGGTTCAAATTGCGATTCAAATTACCACCGACGCCCAAGAAGCGGCAGCCCGTCACGATGCCGAACGCATCGAACAAGAAGCGCGGGCGCGATTGGAACGTCAGGGAATCGTCGATAAAAGTGCGGCGGAGGTCGAGCGCAAAAACCTATTAGAATTACAGGCGGAAAATGCGGCGATCGAAACTACCGGACAGGCGATGGCGGAGGCGCGCGCTAAAGCACAAGCGGCTCAAATTCAAGGGGAGTTGCAGGTTAATTTAGCCCAACAAGATGCGGAAGCGGCGAGAATTCGCGCGCAAGTGGAATTAAACCAACTGCGCGCCCGTCAGGAAGCCGAACTCGCTCACCGTCAAACCCTCGATAATTTAGAGGTTGAAAAAGCCCGACAAATGGCGGAGATTACCAGTGTAGAATTCGCCCAAAAAGTCTCGGCGTTGGGGGCGGAAACGATCCGGGCGATCGCCCAATCCGGACCGGAAATGCAAGCCCGACTGTTGGAAGGGTTGGGACTGCAAAGCGTGTTAATTACCGATGGCAACAATCCGATCAATTTGTTCGGAACGGCGAATGGATTGATCGGGGGATTTTCATCGAATTCACCGCGAGAGATTGCCGAAGATGAATAA